One segment of Paraburkholderia caribensis DNA contains the following:
- a CDS encoding Hsp20/alpha crystallin family protein — MNEQATKLPVKKEVETAPPAGLSQAWHPVESLRREIDRLFDEFDRGPGILPFRRSFFGLEPFWRRERSWVSVPAVDVSETEKAYEIVAELPGIDEKDIEVKLANGGLTIKGEKREEKEAKKKDYYLHERRFGAFERYFQMPEGVDREKIEASFRKGILTVTLPKTQEAQNAEKKIPIKAA; from the coding sequence GTGAATGAACAAGCCACAAAACTGCCTGTGAAGAAAGAGGTCGAGACAGCCCCGCCTGCAGGCCTGTCACAGGCATGGCATCCGGTTGAAAGCCTGCGCCGGGAGATTGACCGTCTCTTTGACGAGTTCGACCGTGGTCCTGGAATCCTGCCGTTCCGACGTTCATTTTTTGGTCTCGAACCGTTCTGGCGCCGTGAGCGCTCCTGGGTGTCGGTGCCCGCCGTTGACGTATCGGAGACCGAGAAGGCTTACGAGATCGTGGCCGAACTGCCTGGAATCGACGAGAAGGACATTGAGGTGAAACTCGCCAATGGCGGTCTCACCATCAAGGGTGAAAAGCGCGAGGAGAAAGAAGCGAAGAAGAAAGACTACTACCTGCATGAACGCCGCTTCGGGGCCTTTGAGCGCTACTTCCAGATGCCGGAGGGCGTTGATCGCGAGAAGATCGAGGCAAGCTTTCGAAAAGGCATCCTGACAGTGACCCTGCCCAAGACGCAGGAAGCACAAAACGCCGAAAAGAAGATTCCCATCAAGGCGGCGTAA
- a CDS encoding CBS domain-containing protein has product MKVKDICSRGTVHIPMSCNLQEAATQMRDQHVGTLVVTGGGSTNRIAGIVTDRDIVLKAVTRTISPRELLVTDVMTPYVVTVDADADVADAMQAMSCHGVRRVPVTNAEQDIIGVLSLDDVIEALGQDLALLSSIIRCEQNRESCGSVQTRLPV; this is encoded by the coding sequence ATGAAAGTCAAAGATATTTGCAGTCGTGGAACGGTCCATATTCCTATGTCCTGCAATTTGCAGGAAGCCGCGACGCAGATGCGCGACCAGCACGTTGGCACGCTGGTTGTGACGGGCGGCGGATCGACCAACCGGATCGCGGGCATCGTGACCGACCGGGATATCGTGTTGAAGGCTGTGACACGGACCATTTCTCCGAGAGAACTGTTGGTCACGGATGTGATGACACCCTATGTGGTGACTGTCGATGCCGACGCGGATGTGGCCGACGCGATGCAAGCCATGTCGTGTCATGGGGTTCGTCGGGTTCCCGTCACGAACGCGGAGCAGGACATCATTGGTGTGCTTTCGCTTGACGACGTGATCGAGGCGCTCGGTCAGGATCTGGCGTTGTTGTCGAGCATCATCCGCTGTGAGCAGAACCGCGAGAGTTGCGGTTCAGTACAGACCCGGCTGCCCGTGTAA
- a CDS encoding lipid-binding SYLF domain-containing protein, which produces MFSNQIISALLIAAAVTAIPAAFAEQEGTNTQDTAGYVQQTDSDASAALERLYAKAPGTRELLAGANGVLVFPDVRAGGAILGAEYGRGVLRVPGAPNTYYNAKTASVGARLGYESKSVILVFLTQESLDRFRKSKGWTVGVDGSVVLFKAGKSGKFDTNTARHAIMGFVDTKSGLMFDLSLTGTHFSKAPV; this is translated from the coding sequence GTGTTCAGCAACCAGATCATTTCTGCCCTCCTGATTGCCGCAGCGGTCACTGCAATACCCGCCGCTTTCGCGGAACAGGAGGGCACAAACACTCAAGATACTGCAGGCTATGTCCAGCAGACGGACAGCGACGCGAGCGCCGCGCTGGAACGGCTGTACGCGAAGGCACCAGGAACCCGGGAACTGCTAGCGGGTGCAAATGGCGTACTGGTCTTTCCTGATGTTCGTGCCGGCGGTGCGATTCTAGGCGCCGAGTACGGACGCGGCGTCCTGCGTGTTCCCGGGGCGCCCAACACATACTACAACGCGAAGACCGCTTCCGTAGGCGCACGCCTCGGCTACGAATCAAAGAGCGTGATCCTCGTGTTTCTCACCCAGGAATCGCTTGACCGATTCCGCAAAAGCAAAGGCTGGACGGTGGGTGTCGATGGATCTGTTGTTCTGTTCAAGGCAGGCAAGAGCGGAAAGTTTGACACCAATACGGCACGCCACGCGATCATGGGTTTCGTCGACACGAAGAGTGGCCTGATGTTCGACCTGTCGCTGACGGGAACGCATTTTTCGAAGGCTCCGGTATAG
- a CDS encoding response regulator: MIKVLLADDHAVVRDGLRHVLLDASGFEVAGEAWDSTTTIAMVRSVGANVLLLDLSMPGQNGIDLIRQIKDENPALRILVLSMHAEHQYAARAFKAGASGYLTKESASSELLNAITKIASGGVYVGLSMAERFAQNLNEPAEAMPHQRLSEREFDVFRRIVEGQSLTEIAHELCLSVKTVSTHKTHIIEKMQAGNESALIRYAIRHKLFEDEI, from the coding sequence GTGATCAAGGTTCTACTGGCTGATGACCACGCGGTGGTACGCGACGGATTACGCCATGTCCTGCTCGACGCCAGCGGGTTTGAAGTCGCGGGTGAAGCGTGGGACAGCACGACGACCATCGCGATGGTGCGCTCCGTCGGCGCCAATGTACTCCTGCTCGATCTGTCGATGCCTGGGCAGAACGGTATCGATCTCATCAGGCAGATCAAGGACGAGAACCCTGCCTTGCGGATACTCGTGCTGTCGATGCATGCGGAGCACCAGTACGCTGCGCGGGCCTTCAAGGCAGGCGCATCGGGTTACCTGACCAAGGAAAGCGCGAGCAGCGAGTTGCTCAATGCGATCACGAAAATCGCATCCGGTGGGGTGTATGTGGGCCTGTCAATGGCCGAGCGGTTCGCCCAGAACCTGAATGAACCGGCGGAGGCAATGCCCCATCAGCGGCTATCCGAGCGCGAGTTTGATGTCTTCAGACGAATTGTCGAAGGCCAGAGCCTCACCGAGATTGCCCATGAACTGTGCCTCAGCGTGAAGACGGTCAGCACGCACAAGACGCACATCATCGAAAAAATGCAGGCGGGGAATGAAAGCGCGCTCATCCGCTACGCCATACGGCACAAACTCTTCGAGGACGAAATCTAG
- a CDS encoding HPF/RaiA family ribosome-associated protein translates to MDIIYLGFSGSDSLEAEAAAQLIRLERYAAKVFGCKLAIGLTRTDRGDIRYDVSLDVLMAEDSATLIGHGQNESIELAIGSAFDAAERALQIEVFKARGRLR, encoded by the coding sequence ATGGACATCATCTATCTCGGCTTCAGCGGATCGGACTCGCTGGAAGCGGAAGCCGCCGCACAACTCATCCGGCTCGAACGCTACGCGGCGAAAGTATTCGGTTGCAAGCTCGCGATCGGTTTGACGCGAACCGACCGTGGAGATATCCGATACGACGTCAGCCTTGATGTCTTGATGGCCGAAGACAGTGCAACGCTCATCGGGCATGGGCAGAACGAAAGTATCGAACTTGCGATCGGCAGTGCATTCGATGCTGCAGAACGTGCGCTGCAAATCGAGGTCTTCAAGGCGCGAGGACGGTTACGTTGA
- a CDS encoding ABC1 kinase family protein, with amino-acid sequence MCSAARSDPHNVAIGGSTPARLPRLMQIMQIVASTGWAHYVERLQFGRDAVGAASTVSGPSDCDARRFREMLTQLGPAFIKFGQLLSLRRDLLPEAWIVELQALQDNVAPFPGAHARSIIERELAKPVHELFSTFDEKPLAAASIGQVHAAYLNDGTSVVVKVQRPGIEAVIRADIAIMRFLARRLEQLISESRRFGPMDLVEEFARTINDELDYETEGRHGDRLRENFKDDPSVFIPRIHWDLTSRVVLTMERNAGHKLADQPLPDRPERQRLSAKLMKTFLKQIFEHGFFHGDPHPGNVFVRSDGRLCFHDFGIMGELSGPDQEALAQLILAISSADVAWMVDAYFAMGVVAVEIDRTAFTHDVSDALKAYYLAAGKGYSFSEIARQFGRLSQRHHIRLPRQFLLVAKAFMLVESQALAVDPDFNAVICLHDYAPRLLARRMLHGLLPKHELERAFRVLRALQRTAVSFPDILNRTIDILSSGKATIHVEHDRLQTLEKHLDRASNRLSLSLIIASVVIGSSIVTTFHSGPRYAGISLLGLGGFVVAAAMGLAWAVAILRSGRF; translated from the coding sequence ATGTGTTCCGCCGCCCGTTCAGATCCCCATAACGTGGCGATTGGAGGTTCCACGCCGGCCAGGCTGCCGCGACTTATGCAGATTATGCAGATAGTCGCGAGCACAGGATGGGCGCACTATGTCGAGCGCTTGCAGTTCGGTCGGGACGCTGTTGGAGCGGCGAGCACCGTTTCGGGACCCAGCGACTGCGACGCCAGACGTTTTCGTGAAATGCTTACACAGCTCGGCCCGGCGTTCATCAAGTTCGGGCAACTTCTCAGCTTGCGGCGTGACCTGTTACCCGAGGCATGGATTGTCGAGTTGCAGGCGCTCCAGGACAACGTCGCTCCGTTTCCTGGGGCGCACGCCCGCTCCATCATCGAGCGCGAACTCGCAAAGCCCGTCCATGAACTGTTTTCCACATTCGACGAGAAGCCGCTTGCCGCCGCATCAATCGGGCAGGTCCACGCAGCATACCTCAATGACGGAACAAGCGTCGTGGTCAAGGTGCAGCGCCCGGGGATCGAAGCCGTCATTCGCGCGGACATCGCGATCATGCGCTTTCTGGCCCGTCGGCTCGAGCAGCTGATTTCGGAAAGCCGCCGGTTTGGGCCGATGGACCTGGTCGAGGAGTTTGCCCGAACCATCAATGACGAACTGGACTATGAGACGGAAGGACGTCATGGCGACCGCCTGCGAGAGAACTTCAAGGACGACCCTAGCGTTTTTATTCCGCGTATCCACTGGGATCTCACCAGTCGCGTTGTCTTGACCATGGAGCGAAATGCCGGTCACAAGCTAGCCGATCAGCCATTACCAGACCGCCCGGAACGGCAACGTCTTTCGGCAAAGCTCATGAAAACATTCCTGAAACAGATTTTCGAGCATGGCTTCTTTCACGGGGATCCACACCCAGGCAACGTATTTGTCCGCTCAGATGGGCGACTGTGCTTTCACGATTTTGGCATCATGGGCGAGCTATCCGGTCCCGATCAGGAAGCCCTTGCGCAACTTATTCTGGCGATCAGTTCGGCTGACGTTGCATGGATGGTAGACGCCTACTTTGCAATGGGCGTTGTCGCCGTGGAAATTGACCGGACCGCTTTCACCCACGATGTATCGGATGCCTTAAAGGCATACTATCTGGCGGCAGGGAAAGGCTATTCCTTCAGCGAGATTGCACGTCAGTTCGGGCGACTCAGCCAGCGGCACCATATCCGCCTGCCACGGCAGTTTCTGCTGGTTGCAAAGGCATTCATGCTCGTGGAGTCGCAAGCGCTCGCGGTCGATCCGGATTTTAACGCGGTGATTTGCCTGCATGACTACGCCCCCCGGCTGCTCGCCCGCAGAATGTTGCATGGCCTGCTCCCCAAGCATGAGCTCGAACGTGCTTTCCGCGTTCTCCGTGCGCTGCAACGCACCGCCGTTAGTTTTCCCGACATCCTGAACCGGACGATAGACATACTGAGCAGCGGCAAGGCCACGATTCATGTCGAACATGATCGGTTGCAAACCCTGGAAAAGCACCTTGATCGTGCCAGCAATCGGCTCAGCCTGAGCTTGATCATAGCCAGCGTGGTGATAGGGTCGTCCATCGTGACGACATTCCATAGCGGTCCCCGCTATGCAGGCATTTCGTTGCTGGGGCTGGGGGGCTTCGTCGTTGCCGCGGCAATGGGCCTTGCATGGGCCGTTGCCATTCTGCGATCCGGACGTTTCTGA
- a CDS encoding heme-binding beta-barrel domain-containing protein, with protein MYIAMKPHFKFIAIAILIAVPFATTSQHVFAASPNQGIVINGKVQDYGPLAALIGTWKTVRDRGEDVAPGQTGSHVGRGGKAVSPYYEIITITPNIPDTNNSVEHLVSVLYHQTVYRTTNHHQFHDQIGYLTYDRTNNLIYDTSCVPRSVCFVAEGRPGNTMTLTTKNQGVAQAQYMVHNDSTKSVKISFSLSGDTLKYKYETHLFVYGKPFVHTDEDTLEKVNN; from the coding sequence ATGTACATCGCCATGAAGCCCCATTTCAAGTTCATTGCCATTGCTATTCTGATTGCCGTCCCCTTCGCCACTACCAGCCAACATGTCTTCGCCGCTAGCCCGAATCAAGGGATTGTCATTAACGGGAAGGTGCAGGATTATGGTCCGCTCGCCGCACTGATCGGAACATGGAAAACAGTTCGAGATAGGGGGGAGGACGTCGCGCCGGGCCAGACCGGATCCCATGTCGGCCGAGGCGGCAAGGCGGTCTCGCCGTACTACGAGATCATCACCATTACCCCCAATATTCCTGACACCAACAACAGTGTCGAGCATTTGGTCTCGGTGCTTTATCATCAGACGGTATACAGGACAACCAATCACCATCAATTTCATGATCAGATCGGCTATTTGACCTATGACAGGACGAACAACCTGATCTACGATACCTCCTGCGTTCCTCGTTCCGTTTGTTTCGTAGCGGAGGGCCGGCCTGGCAATACCATGACCTTAACAACAAAAAACCAGGGAGTTGCGCAAGCTCAGTATATGGTTCATAACGACTCCACGAAATCCGTCAAGATTTCGTTTTCCTTGTCGGGCGATACACTGAAATATAAATACGAGACGCACCTCTTCGTCTACGGCAAGCCGTTTGTCCACACCGACGAGGACACTCTCGAGAAAGTGAACAACTAA
- a CDS encoding PAS domain-containing protein has protein sequence MLDPAGFIGTWNAGAQHFNGYAASGIIGQHFSIFCPECEQIAGRPALALRAALDEGKFEDEGWRVRRDGGQFWTSVVIDPLHDDSAQFIEFAGIKEFVATPGRHRNRAYGASVQQRRRISGRDELVRRQAFQHMAVERPGENRRTGSLERKSSSAEWHEAEPPFRMAVRHSSAGVRGWSAKDCSWPRTERTFQRSSPIVCALLR, from the coding sequence ATGCTTGATCCAGCGGGCTTCATCGGAACCTGGAATGCCGGGGCGCAACACTTCAATGGATACGCAGCAAGCGGGATCATCGGTCAGCACTTCTCCATTTTTTGCCCGGAATGTGAACAGATTGCCGGTCGTCCGGCGCTTGCCCTGCGAGCTGCCCTTGACGAAGGTAAATTCGAGGACGAAGGCTGGCGGGTGCGCAGGGACGGTGGCCAGTTCTGGACGAGCGTGGTCATCGATCCGCTGCACGACGATTCTGCCCAGTTCATCGAATTTGCCGGGATCAAGGAATTTGTAGCCACGCCCGGACGCCATCGAAACCGCGCTTACGGTGCGTCTGTCCAACAGCGGCGCAGGATTTCAGGACGCGACGAGTTGGTCCGGCGGCAGGCTTTTCAGCATATGGCGGTCGAGCGTCCTGGCGAGAACCGCAGGACGGGATCGCTCGAACGGAAATCATCGTCGGCGGAGTGGCACGAAGCCGAGCCGCCTTTCCGAATGGCGGTTCGTCATTCGTCAGCGGGCGTTCGCGGATGGAGCGCGAAGGACTGCTCATGGCCGCGAACCGAACGGACATTCCAACGAAGTAGCCCGATTGTTTGTGCTCTGCTCCGTTGA